A single Methanolobus sp. ZRKC5 DNA region contains:
- a CDS encoding histone family protein — protein sequence MTIIPFAPIERVIRNAGAQRVSESAGMELTEILEEFGLEISREAIKLAEHAGRKTVKAEDIKLAKEMLGR from the coding sequence ATGACAATAATACCATTTGCACCTATTGAGAGAGTTATAAGAAATGCAGGAGCACAAAGAGTAAGTGAATCAGCAGGAATGGAACTTACTGAGATCCTGGAAGAATTTGGACTTGAAATATCCAGAGAAGCTATCAAGCTTGCTGAACATGCTGGCAGAAAAACTGTAAAAGCCGAGGATATCAAGCTCGCAAAAGAAATGCTGGGTAGATAA
- a CDS encoding flavodoxin domain-containing protein, whose translation MPKLAIVYLSTQGSTKMMAEAIAKGAREKHVDVDIDNFYEWDPADINEYDAVCIGSSTFYYTMLDPIAKFIDKIIETGIDGKIGAAFGSYGWSGEAPVQIAEKLRKAGVNVIDPVLRIQYVPNEKDLTECMRLGKDLAKKMKKK comes from the coding sequence ATGCCAAAACTTGCAATCGTATACCTTAGCACACAGGGAAGCACAAAAATGATGGCTGAAGCCATTGCAAAAGGTGCACGTGAAAAACATGTGGATGTAGACATCGATAACTTCTATGAATGGGATCCTGCAGACATAAACGAATATGATGCCGTTTGCATTGGTTCGTCAACGTTCTATTATACAATGCTGGACCCAATTGCCAAATTCATAGACAAGATCATAGAGACAGGTATCGATGGAAAGATTGGTGCTGCATTTGGTTCTTACGGATGGAGCGGAGAAGCTCCCGTACAAATAGCTGAGAAACTAAGAAAAGCAGGAGTGAACGTTATAGATCCGGTACTAAGAATTCAATATGTACCAAATGAAAAAGATCTCACAGAGTGTATGAGGCTTGGAAAGGACCTTGCAAAAAAGATGAAAAAGAAATAA
- a CDS encoding Single-stranded DNA binding protein, producing the protein MDEKIAPHIDELTMALGNISKEEISKELEKLLKYRVPLDEAKRILKTKYLSVSSNSVKVKDLSPGLNGIEIAGRILDIIEKTVSIQGEQKTIFSGTLGDGTGICSFTCWDNMSLRSGDTIMIRNAYTRLWNNRPELYFGKRSAITHLQDSELPDIEQISHSNLKKLGEIVPADVLASSVVLIVEMYHREIMLKGQEVTVVEGVIADDSAKLPFTAWVSLGTFDIGDYIRFEGAAVRIFRGLPSINFNENTSIELVKSAEDLSFTMESVNQANSPVAIQQILEKEGIFDVTVSGNLISIRPGSGLIERCPVCNRVTQKSVCRSHGEVECLMDMRIKAILDDGTGAVHLMLNRELSEAIYGKSMPDVENMAQGSISNDAVFTDMRNVLTGKYVTARGNSSKNEFGVSLVAKSVWAHENDLQERVDQLMEKIGSGCDE; encoded by the coding sequence ATGGACGAGAAAATTGCGCCACACATAGACGAATTAACAATGGCGCTTGGAAATATAAGCAAAGAGGAGATTAGCAAGGAACTGGAAAAACTCCTTAAATATCGTGTTCCTCTTGATGAAGCGAAAAGAATCCTGAAAACCAAATATTTATCTGTTTCTTCCAACTCTGTAAAAGTAAAAGATCTTTCTCCTGGGTTGAATGGAATTGAGATCGCGGGCCGTATTCTTGATATTATTGAAAAAACAGTGTCTATACAGGGGGAGCAGAAAACAATATTTTCAGGAACCCTGGGTGATGGAACTGGTATTTGTTCTTTTACATGTTGGGATAATATGTCTCTACGGTCCGGGGATACTATTATGATCCGGAATGCATACACCCGGCTATGGAATAACCGTCCGGAGCTGTATTTTGGAAAGAGGTCTGCAATCACACATTTGCAGGATAGTGAGCTCCCTGATATTGAGCAGATATCCCATTCCAATCTCAAGAAACTTGGTGAAATAGTTCCTGCAGATGTGCTTGCAAGTTCTGTGGTTCTCATCGTTGAGATGTATCACAGGGAAATAATGCTAAAAGGTCAGGAAGTGACTGTTGTAGAAGGCGTCATTGCAGATGACAGTGCAAAGCTTCCATTTACAGCTTGGGTTTCGCTGGGAACATTTGATATCGGTGACTATATTCGTTTCGAAGGTGCTGCTGTAAGGATATTCAGAGGTTTGCCATCCATCAATTTCAATGAGAATACTTCTATTGAACTGGTGAAGTCTGCAGAAGATCTGTCCTTTACAATGGAATCAGTAAATCAAGCCAATTCGCCCGTGGCTATTCAACAGATCCTTGAAAAAGAAGGTATTTTCGATGTAACTGTCAGTGGCAATCTAATTTCTATCAGGCCCGGTTCTGGTCTTATCGAAAGATGTCCTGTATGCAATCGTGTTACGCAAAAATCGGTCTGTCGTTCCCATGGTGAAGTGGAATGCCTGATGGATATGCGTATTAAGGCAATTCTTGATGATGGTACGGGAGCTGTTCATTTGATGCTTAACCGTGAACTCTCTGAGGCAATTTATGGAAAAAGTATGCCTGATGTGGAAAATATGGCTCAGGGTTCAATTTCCAATGATGCCGTATTCACAGATATGAGAAACGTATTAACCGGTAAATATGTCACAGCACGGGGCAATTCTTCAAAGAACGAATTTGGAGTGTCGCTTGTGGCTAAATCGGTCTGGGCTCATGAGAATGACCTTCAGGAACGTGTAGATCAACTTATGGAAAAGATTGGCAGTGGATGTGATGAGTAA
- a CDS encoding DNA-binding protein yields MVEREVAHRMFAKEFNDSRFNLYSNSSSSGNQDIYSPNFIISPTGLKVNRIFMVGVVTEVDRLSDQAGSEKELWRARISDPTGAFTVYAGSYQPEASFFLSNVNVPSYVMVLGKVRSYEPGDGSVYVSLRPEEINYVDESVRDRWIVDTAEMTLDRLDAFDRFFSSGTDNEKITDRMSVCNIPQTLASGMCLSLDYYHKDKEYYNSLKSVVKQALCTISKSSAQQDVEPDYEHIIQSVLESIDDGSGFEYFNYIGKAVSQGVPERIADSTLKSLLSKGHIYEPKAGFFKVIH; encoded by the coding sequence ATGGTTGAGCGAGAAGTGGCACACAGGATGTTTGCCAAGGAATTCAATGATTCCCGTTTTAATTTGTATTCTAATTCTTCTTCATCTGGAAATCAGGATATTTATTCTCCTAATTTTATCATAAGTCCCACAGGACTGAAAGTGAACAGAATCTTTATGGTGGGTGTGGTCACAGAAGTGGATAGGCTATCAGACCAAGCCGGTAGTGAAAAAGAGTTATGGAGGGCACGTATCTCTGACCCGACCGGTGCTTTTACAGTCTACGCAGGTAGTTACCAGCCTGAAGCTTCATTCTTCCTTTCAAATGTAAACGTGCCTTCGTATGTAATGGTTCTTGGCAAGGTTCGTTCATATGAGCCAGGAGATGGCTCTGTTTATGTTTCCTTGCGACCGGAGGAGATTAATTATGTAGATGAGTCAGTGCGTGACAGGTGGATAGTAGATACTGCAGAAATGACTCTTGACCGTCTGGATGCGTTTGATAGATTTTTCTCTTCAGGTACTGATAATGAAAAAATTACTGACAGGATGTCTGTATGTAATATTCCGCAGACACTTGCAAGTGGAATGTGCCTTTCACTGGATTATTATCACAAGGATAAGGAATACTATAACTCCTTAAAAAGTGTTGTCAAACAAGCCCTGTGCACCATTAGTAAGTCATCTGCTCAGCAGGATGTGGAACCTGATTATGAGCATATTATCCAGTCTGTCCTTGAAAGTATTGATGATGGAAGTGGTTTTGAATATTTCAACTACATTGGGAAAGCAGTTTCTCAAGGTGTCCCTGAGCGAATTGCCGATTCAACATTGAAATCTTTGTTATCAAAGGGGCATATATATGAACCAAAGGCGGGCTTTTTCAAAGTTATACATTAA
- a CDS encoding aldolase, with the protein MVLIKEEDVKVPLDVPHEARETYIKNYMEITRNTGRLMLFAGDQKVEHLNDDFFGEGIPSDDNDPEHLFRIAANSNIGVFATQMGLIARYGMDYSDVPYLVKVNSKSHLVKTKQDDPFSNQWYDMEQVAQFRDNSGLKIMGIGYTLYLGSAYEADMFQQAAQMIYEAHKYGMITVLWIYPRGEAVQNEKDPHLIAGATGVGACLNADFVKVNYPNAEGMKTEEAFKEAVLAAGRTKVVCAGGSSDDPQDFLKKLHTQIHVSGAEGNATGRNIHQRPLDEALRLCNAIYAITIENASVEDAFKIYKGE; encoded by the coding sequence ATGGTCTTAATAAAAGAAGAAGACGTAAAAGTTCCATTAGATGTGCCGCATGAAGCACGTGAGACATACATTAAGAATTACATGGAGATTACCCGAAACACTGGCAGATTGATGCTTTTTGCAGGTGATCAGAAAGTCGAACATCTTAATGATGACTTTTTTGGAGAAGGTATACCCTCAGACGACAATGACCCTGAGCACCTTTTCAGAATAGCTGCAAACTCAAATATCGGAGTCTTTGCTACACAGATGGGCCTGATTGCCAGGTACGGAATGGATTACTCTGATGTACCATATCTTGTTAAAGTCAACTCCAAATCCCACCTTGTGAAAACAAAGCAAGACGACCCATTCAGTAATCAGTGGTATGATATGGAGCAGGTGGCCCAGTTCCGCGATAATAGCGGTCTTAAGATAATGGGAATAGGATATACCCTATACCTTGGAAGTGCCTATGAAGCCGATATGTTCCAACAGGCTGCACAAATGATATATGAGGCACACAAGTACGGAATGATAACAGTACTCTGGATATATCCAAGAGGAGAAGCCGTACAAAATGAAAAGGACCCACACCTCATTGCAGGTGCTACAGGTGTTGGAGCATGCCTTAATGCAGACTTTGTGAAGGTAAACTATCCAAACGCTGAAGGAATGAAAACAGAAGAAGCATTCAAAGAAGCAGTCCTTGCAGCAGGAAGAACAAAGGTTGTTTGCGCAGGTGGGTCCAGTGATGACCCACAAGACTTCCTTAAGAAACTCCATACACAGATTCACGTTAGTGGTGCAGAGGGTAACGCAACAGGAAGGAATATACACCAGAGACCACTCGACGAAGCTCTCAGGCTATGTAACGCCATCTATGCCATCACTATTGAGAATGCTTCTGTTGAAGATGCATTCAAGATATACAAAGGCGAATAA
- a CDS encoding cation:proton antiporter — MESIHLLEIVVSVLFMSMIAQTLSKHFKVPVIMFLLLEGILVGPEVLNFIDPHMFGDGLTAIVSLSVAVIVFDGGLHIDVKSIRPIQRTALKLTTIGVLITFAGATLVTYLLLAVPFKLAALFGALVAATGPTVITPLVRNIHVNHKVSKILEIEGVFNDAASVILAAFMFEWIVSQLTGFSAVLFILQRLVIGIVIGMASGHILKRFLSSDSLVTDQTARLFTLTMVITTYVVSELLGNESGILAVAVFGIFTGTSSIPHKQALKEFKSDLVMLMLSIIFILLAAMLKFEDIIGIGLNGIIVVLLLIVLVRPLAVFGSTANSRLRRNEKLFISFIGPRGVVPASIATYFAIKLDSFNILGGQMLVGLVFLTVIITVITTGTLARRVANLLGVIPMEILIIGGGEVGKILAERFEKRGENVVVVDSSGDRCQRMLKQGIRVVHGDAEDINVLKAAGIEKAKYIVATTDQDNTNLLVSQIAKSKFNLKDDQIVARVNNVENLHAFWDLSIRSMSPQMTTALVLDNMVGKPSMFSMCEVGEEGEILEARVTNPKVAGKAIKELSLPEGSLLLMIRRGDKSHIANGNLVLEYDDLVTVIGEDGAAQEVVDLLHK, encoded by the coding sequence GTGGAGTCGATACATCTTCTGGAAATTGTAGTTTCTGTGCTTTTTATGAGCATGATTGCCCAGACACTTAGCAAACACTTTAAAGTGCCTGTTATTATGTTCCTTCTACTGGAAGGAATACTTGTTGGACCTGAAGTGCTGAATTTTATAGATCCGCATATGTTCGGTGATGGGCTTACTGCCATTGTATCCTTATCAGTTGCAGTGATTGTTTTTGATGGTGGTCTTCATATTGATGTGAAGAGTATCAGGCCTATACAGAGGACTGCTCTGAAACTCACAACAATTGGTGTACTGATTACCTTTGCTGGTGCGACACTTGTAACATATCTTCTGTTAGCTGTTCCCTTTAAACTGGCAGCACTTTTCGGAGCTCTGGTAGCTGCAACCGGTCCTACGGTGATCACACCACTTGTACGAAACATACATGTGAATCACAAAGTTAGTAAGATTCTTGAAATAGAGGGTGTTTTTAATGACGCAGCCAGCGTCATCCTTGCAGCATTTATGTTCGAATGGATAGTTTCGCAGCTAACTGGATTCAGTGCTGTTCTTTTCATTCTCCAGAGGCTTGTTATAGGTATTGTCATAGGTATGGCCAGTGGTCATATCCTGAAACGTTTTCTTTCAAGCGATTCCCTTGTGACTGATCAGACTGCCAGACTGTTTACTTTAACGATGGTAATAACCACTTATGTTGTGTCTGAGTTACTAGGCAATGAGTCTGGTATTCTTGCCGTTGCAGTTTTCGGAATCTTTACTGGTACCTCCAGTATTCCTCACAAGCAGGCTCTAAAAGAGTTCAAATCAGATCTTGTGATGCTAATGCTGTCTATAATTTTTATACTTCTTGCAGCCATGCTCAAATTCGAGGATATTATAGGTATTGGGCTAAACGGGATTATAGTTGTCCTGTTATTGATCGTTTTGGTACGTCCTCTGGCTGTATTTGGTTCAACAGCAAACTCTCGTCTTAGAAGGAATGAGAAATTATTTATTTCATTCATTGGTCCAAGGGGTGTTGTACCAGCATCCATTGCAACCTATTTTGCCATTAAACTGGATTCTTTCAATATACTGGGTGGTCAGATGCTGGTTGGACTGGTATTTCTGACCGTTATCATTACAGTCATAACAACCGGCACTTTAGCAAGAAGAGTAGCCAATCTTTTAGGAGTTATACCAATGGAAATCCTTATTATCGGAGGCGGAGAGGTTGGGAAGATCCTGGCCGAGAGATTTGAAAAGCGAGGCGAGAATGTAGTTGTAGTAGACAGTTCCGGGGATAGGTGTCAACGTATGTTGAAACAGGGTATACGTGTGGTTCATGGCGATGCCGAGGATATTAATGTTCTTAAGGCGGCAGGAATAGAAAAAGCCAAGTACATAGTTGCTACCACAGATCAGGACAATACGAATCTTCTGGTATCTCAGATAGCAAAGAGTAAGTTCAACCTGAAGGATGATCAGATAGTTGCAAGGGTCAACAATGTTGAGAACCTGCATGCATTCTGGGATCTCTCTATACGTTCAATGAGTCCTCAGATGACCACAGCTCTTGTTCTGGATAACATGGTCGGAAAACCCTCTATGTTTTCCATGTGTGAAGTCGGAGAGGAAGGGGAGATCCTTGAGGCAAGGGTCACAAATCCCAAGGTCGCAGGCAAAGCCATAAAGGAGTTATCACTTCCTGAGGGCAGTCTGTTGCTGATGATTAGGAGAGGTGATAAGTCGCATATTGCAAATGGCAACCTTGTTCTGGAGTATGATGATCTTGTTACTGTAATTGGTGAAGATGGTGCTGCACAGGAAGTTGTAGATCTCCTTCATAAATGA
- a CDS encoding replication factor A (Replication protein A protects and stabilize the intermediate ssDNA that is generated by the unwinding action of a DNA helicase at the replication fork. In addition, SSBs prevent the formation of secondary structures by single-stranded template DNA.), producing MKQLAQEISSRFHELGVEIPIGDIEERLDKMITKFKVPKEEARRSVVNYFLKSYNINRGEFYTGQTESPTVNISDITEDGKWVNVRGKIVQLWDNTHESISQVGLIGDETGTIKFTLWKSAAAPTVEESKSYIFRNVVVNEWNGKFQLNVNKSSSIESLDEDIEVGTTTVEFKGAMVDIQSGSGLIKRCPECNRALTKGACMEHGKVDGVYDLRIKAVMDDGASIQDTILKRDLVEEITDMTLENAIALAADALDQGVVLEQMKNLLVGKYYIVSGSKIERYLLAESITPVFSLEQSELDELIAAAEVI from the coding sequence ATGAAACAATTAGCACAGGAAATTAGTTCCAGGTTCCATGAACTTGGAGTGGAGATCCCTATTGGGGATATTGAAGAACGCCTTGACAAAATGATAACAAAGTTCAAGGTTCCAAAGGAAGAAGCACGCAGAAGTGTTGTTAACTACTTTTTAAAATCATACAATATTAATAGGGGCGAGTTTTACACCGGCCAGACAGAATCACCCACGGTTAATATTTCTGACATAACGGAAGATGGAAAATGGGTCAATGTCCGGGGAAAGATTGTCCAGCTATGGGACAACACTCATGAATCAATATCTCAGGTGGGTCTTATCGGGGATGAGACTGGAACCATCAAATTCACACTTTGGAAAAGTGCTGCAGCACCTACTGTTGAAGAAAGTAAAAGCTACATATTCAGGAACGTAGTTGTAAATGAGTGGAATGGGAAATTCCAATTGAATGTTAATAAGAGCAGTTCTATCGAGTCCCTTGATGAAGATATCGAAGTAGGGACTACTACTGTTGAGTTCAAAGGTGCCATGGTGGACATTCAGTCCGGTTCAGGCCTCATAAAAAGGTGTCCGGAGTGCAACCGTGCATTGACAAAGGGAGCCTGTATGGAGCACGGTAAGGTGGATGGCGTCTATGATCTTCGTATTAAGGCAGTTATGGATGATGGTGCTTCTATACAGGATACTATACTAAAAAGAGACCTGGTCGAAGAGATTACTGATATGACGCTTGAAAATGCAATTGCCCTTGCAGCAGATGCCCTTGATCAGGGAGTTGTCCTTGAGCAAATGAAAAATTTACTTGTGGGCAAATACTACATTGTAAGCGGATCCAAAATCGAAAGATATCTTCTTGCAGAGTCCATTACTCCTGTGTTCTCACTGGAGCAGTCTGAATTGGATGAATTAATAGCTGCAGCAGAGGTGATCTGA
- a CDS encoding RPA family protein: MVGYTREVARRIFAQEFRESNLSFKDGDDQYAPQYLLTPTGAKVNRIFIIGTLIEKEDIGADSEYWRGRVTDPTGSFLIYAGQYQPEAAQVLAECETPAFVAVVGKPSTYTTGEGDVLTSVRPESLYIVDGQTRDMWVLETAKCTLDRLSTLDGTSANAQRAKEYYNPDTGHYSSMVAQALHSLKESY; this comes from the coding sequence ATGGTTGGTTATACAAGGGAAGTTGCCAGAAGGATATTTGCTCAGGAGTTCAGGGAGTCCAATCTAAGTTTCAAGGATGGGGATGATCAATATGCTCCACAGTATCTTCTGACGCCAACCGGTGCGAAGGTCAATCGTATATTCATTATCGGTACATTAATTGAGAAAGAAGATATTGGTGCGGATTCTGAATATTGGCGTGGTCGGGTTACAGATCCAACTGGCTCTTTTCTGATATATGCAGGACAATACCAGCCCGAAGCTGCTCAGGTACTTGCCGAATGTGAGACTCCTGCATTTGTTGCTGTGGTCGGCAAGCCAAGTACTTATACTACAGGTGAGGGTGATGTACTTACTTCTGTTCGTCCTGAGTCACTCTATATCGTGGATGGCCAGACTCGTGATATGTGGGTATTAGAAACGGCAAAATGTACTCTTGATAGACTCAGTACTCTCGATGGTACATCTGCCAATGCACAGCGGGCAAAAGAATATTATAATCCTGACACCGGGCATTATTCTTCAATGGTTGCCCAGGCGCTGCACTCCTTAAAAGAAAGTTATTGA
- a CDS encoding metallophosphoesterase, with amino-acid sequence MKMILVSDTHLETESIPAYLSDVFDQYNMIVHAGDFDSLAFFKALNATGKLKAVHGNSDEPSVKELLPEKLVFEVEGIKIGVIHEAALSIVDYTATRYMALEMGVDVLVFGHLHRPIIEKSDVLIICPGSPTKPRMSDPCAVELQIKNGSIETKIIPITGQSCGYIDFSRKLGEESK; translated from the coding sequence ATGAAAATGATACTGGTATCGGACACGCATTTGGAAACAGAAAGTATTCCTGCTTATCTATCTGACGTTTTCGACCAGTATAATATGATAGTCCATGCCGGCGATTTTGATTCATTAGCTTTTTTCAAAGCACTCAATGCTACAGGGAAACTTAAAGCAGTGCACGGAAATTCTGATGAACCTTCCGTAAAAGAACTCCTGCCGGAAAAACTGGTCTTTGAAGTGGAAGGAATTAAGATAGGAGTAATTCATGAAGCTGCACTTTCTATTGTTGATTACACTGCAACAAGATACATGGCTCTTGAAATGGGAGTAGATGTTCTTGTGTTCGGACACCTTCACAGACCAATTATTGAAAAAAGTGATGTCCTCATTATTTGCCCGGGATCACCCACAAAACCGAGGATGTCTGACCCATGTGCAGTCGAACTGCAAATTAAAAATGGCTCAATAGAAACAAAGATCATACCAATAACAGGTCAATCCTGTGGATATATTGACTTTTCCCGCAAACTTGGCGAGGAAAGCAAGTAA
- a CDS encoding MarR family transcriptional regulator has protein sequence MIELLHSKSGITKFQILIEVAAHQPNVRQKEIAEKIGVTPQAVSEYIKELVAEGLVYSEGRVRYRITKVGVEWVLENAADMKRYARYVMSDIISHVSTWTAIAEEDLEKGKEVYLKMDNGLLYVSTTGVTNATGTTISSAKKGDDVGVTDLMGLIDLENASITICKIPRVERGGSHNVDVERLRSLAKSKSYIATVGVESLISLRRIGLEPHVMFGAKESVIEAAYHGISSLVLAIDEEVPTILSRLEAEDLEYELVDLSIQ, from the coding sequence ATGATAGAACTTCTTCATAGCAAAAGCGGCATAACCAAATTCCAGATACTAATAGAAGTAGCTGCGCATCAGCCTAATGTAAGACAAAAGGAAATTGCTGAAAAAATAGGAGTTACACCCCAGGCAGTATCTGAATACATCAAAGAACTTGTCGCAGAAGGTCTGGTCTATTCTGAAGGGAGAGTTCGCTACAGAATTACAAAAGTAGGTGTTGAATGGGTACTTGAAAATGCCGCAGACATGAAGAGATATGCACGCTACGTAATGAGCGATATAATAAGCCATGTATCTACCTGGACTGCAATTGCCGAGGAAGACCTTGAAAAAGGAAAAGAGGTCTACCTCAAAATGGATAATGGTTTACTTTATGTAAGTACAACGGGTGTGACTAACGCAACCGGAACAACAATTTCAAGTGCAAAGAAAGGGGATGATGTGGGTGTTACCGACCTCATGGGCCTTATTGATCTTGAGAATGCAAGCATTACAATTTGCAAAATACCAAGAGTTGAGCGGGGCGGATCACATAATGTTGATGTAGAACGTTTAAGATCCCTTGCTAAATCCAAATCATATATTGCAACAGTGGGGGTTGAGTCACTTATATCCCTGAGAAGAATTGGCCTTGAACCACACGTAATGTTCGGGGCAAAGGAGTCAGTAATTGAAGCCGCATATCACGGCATTTCTTCACTTGTACTTGCTATTGATGAAGAAGTGCCAACCATCCTGAGCAGGCTTGAAGCTGAAGATCTTGAATACGAACTTGTTGACCTTAGTATACAATGA
- a CDS encoding ArsR family transcriptional regulator — MSKRTRIINDPSELVPLLQVFGSQRHKKVFDSLLSLWMTKEELEELLGSDVTKSINILKKSGLIESQWHMPEPGKTPEKEYRASYSKVQTNFQCSFEDMSDIIMLTFMPYEEVKDAIEELEKLVEQGNDSMSSLTRALTKSPLYIRAVARRSDKLTVMGQRLKVLLGGEAE; from the coding sequence ATGAGTAAACGAACAAGAATTATTAATGACCCCTCCGAACTCGTACCTCTGCTTCAGGTTTTTGGATCCCAGAGACACAAAAAAGTATTTGATTCACTTCTGAGCCTATGGATGACAAAGGAAGAACTTGAAGAGCTTTTAGGTAGTGATGTTACTAAAAGCATCAATATTCTCAAAAAAAGTGGTTTGATAGAAAGCCAGTGGCATATGCCGGAACCTGGTAAGACCCCTGAAAAGGAATACCGCGCATCCTATTCTAAAGTCCAGACAAATTTCCAATGCTCTTTCGAAGACATGAGTGACATTATTATGCTCACTTTTATGCCTTATGAAGAAGTGAAGGATGCTATTGAAGAACTTGAGAAGCTAGTTGAACAGGGAAACGATTCTATGAGCAGTCTTACAAGAGCATTGACCAAGAGTCCGTTATACATTCGTGCGGTTGCCCGCAGGTCTGATAAACTCACAGTTATGGGACAAAGACTCAAGGTACTTCTGGGCGGAGAAGCAGAATGA
- a CDS encoding nitrilase-related carbon-nitrogen hydrolase, whose translation MNTIKAACIQMDILHCEKEANISKALFMAREAKAKGADILIFPEVFSTGFCYEDVDNSAEPENGETVRKMCDFSRENQCVLIFSLIEKKKLKMVLIIII comes from the coding sequence ATGAATACTATAAAAGCAGCCTGTATCCAGATGGATATCCTCCATTGCGAAAAAGAAGCAAACATTTCAAAAGCTCTTTTCATGGCACGAGAAGCTAAGGCAAAAGGCGCTGATATTCTGATATTTCCTGAAGTGTTTTCAACAGGCTTTTGTTATGAGGATGTGGATAATTCTGCAGAGCCAGAGAATGGTGAAACTGTGCGAAAAATGTGTGATTTCTCAAGAGAAAATCAATGCGTCCTTATTTTTTCCTTAATAGAAAAAAAAAAGTTGAAAATGGTTTTAATTATTATAATCTAG
- a CDS encoding nitrilase-related carbon-nitrogen hydrolase, protein MCIEDGEIAGTYRKTHPFKSEKQYFSSGSEIHPVRLLKREITVGLQICYELRFPEVARKLVLEGSDILVTIAEFPSPRGHIWRSLAIARAIENQIPHIACNRVGDGPSSSFFGGSIIVDALGEVKAESGDVESVILHPIEFEKTQKIRDMIPVLKDRRPDLY, encoded by the coding sequence TTGTGCATTGAAGATGGGGAAATCGCAGGAACATATCGTAAAACACATCCTTTCAAAAGTGAAAAACAGTATTTTTCATCAGGAAGTGAGATTCATCCCGTCAGACTGCTTAAACGGGAAATTACAGTTGGTCTTCAGATATGCTATGAACTACGATTTCCTGAAGTTGCCAGGAAACTTGTTCTTGAAGGCTCTGACATCCTTGTTACCATTGCCGAGTTTCCTTCACCGCGAGGGCATATATGGCGGTCACTTGCAATAGCCCGCGCAATTGAGAACCAGATACCTCATATTGCATGTAACAGGGTAGGGGATGGCCCATCATCCTCTTTTTTCGGAGGTTCCATAATAGTCGACGCTCTGGGTGAGGTCAAAGCAGAATCAGGTGATGTGGAGTCTGTGATTTTACACCCCATTGAATTTGAAAAAACTCAGAAAATAAGGGACATGATTCCTGTACTGAAGGACCGTCGTCCAGATCTTTATTGA